The Microbacterium sp. SORGH_AS_0428 genome contains the following window.
CACGCGCGCGCGTTCCTCGCGGACCAGGAAGGCGATGACCTGGAACTTGACGCGGTTGGTGGGGCCCAGCTTGCCGCGCTGGGCCTTCGCCTCGACCTCGCGCACCTTGCGCGCGAGGATCGGGATGACGGGGGCCTCGTCGTCGCGCTTGGCGGACGAGGACTTTCTACGGCGTTGCGCCGCCGGTGCCGTGGTCGGCATGCTCCTCCTGAGCGTCGGGTCCGCAACGGACCGTCGACCGGTGTTTCGAGTCTCACGGGCGGCTCGGTGCCGGCTCGTACGTGAGAGAGTCGACCGGGCCTGACGTGGATGCAGGGATCCGGGCCGACGCTGACAGTTTAGAGCATCCCGGGGCGCGGCGCAGCGACTCGCGCCGGCCCGACCTCCCCGCGGCCCCATCGTCGTCAGCCGGCCCGGCGCAGCCGGAGGCTGTTGAGCACGACGAACAGGCTGGAGAAAGCCATCGCGGCACCGGCGATCATCGGGTTCAGCAGGCCCGATGCGGCCAGCGGCAGGGCGGCGACGTTGTATGCGAAGGCCCAGAACAGGTTGCCGCGGATGACGGACATGACCCGACGGCTAAGCGAGAGAGCCGTTCCGACCTGCGTGAGCCGCGACCCGGTCAGCGTGATGTCGCCGGCATGCCGGGCCGCATCCGTTCCGGCGCCCATCGCGATCCCCAGATCGGATGCGGCGAGCGCCGCGGCGTCGTTCACGCCGTCACCGACCATGGCCACCCGGTGCCCCTCCGTCCGCAGCTGCGTGATGGCGGCCAGCTTGCCCTCGGGGCCGACCTGGGCCCTCACCTCGCCGATTCCCACCTCCGCCGCGACCCGGCGGGCGACGGGCTCGGCGTCGCCGGTGAGCAACACCACGCGCATCCCCCCTCCCGGACAGCTCGGCGACCGCCTCGGCCGCGTCTTCGCGCACCGCGTCCTCGAGTTCGAACACGGCAGCGGCGTGCATACGTCCGTCGTCGCCGGCCCAGCCCACGACGACGTTGGTCCCGATGCTCTCCTCGAGCGCGACGGCGAGTTCGAGCGGGAGATCCGCTCCCGCATCCGCGGCGAGCGCGGCGTTCCCGGCGAAGGCGCGAACCCCCTCGACCTCGCCGACCACGCCGCGCCCCGGGACGGCAGCGAAGCCGGCCGCATCGGGGGCGTCCGCGGTGGCGAGGGCTCGGGCGACCGGATGTTCCGAACCGGCCTCGAGGGCGGCCGCGACGCGGCGAGCCCGCACCTCGTCGACGCCGGTCGCGACGACCGCACGGCGCACGCGCATCCGCCCCGTGGTGACCGTGCCGGTCTTGTCCAGCACGACCGTGTCGATGCGCTGCGCGTTCTCGAGGGCGTCGGGGCCGGTCACGAGGATGCCGAGCTGCGCACCGCGACCGGTGCCGACGAGGATCGCCACGGGGGTGGCGAGTCCGAGAGCGCACGGGCAGGCGATGATGAGCACGGCGACGGCCGCGACGAATCCCTCGGCGACCGAGCCGCCCGCCAGAATCCAACCGACCAGGGTGAGCACCGCGAGTCCGATGACGATCGGCACGAAGACCGCGGAGATCCGGTCCGCCAGGCGCTGCACGCGGCTCTTGCCCATCTGCGCGTTCTCGACGAGGCGGGCGATGCGGGCCAGGCGCGTGTCGGCGCCCACTGCATCCGCGCGCACCCTCAGCGCACCTCCGTGCACGATCGTGCCGCCGGTCACGGATGATCCGGGCACGACCGCCACCGGAACCGCCTCACCGGTGAGCATGCTCTCGTCCACATCGGCACGGCCGTCGACGACCGTGCCGTCTGTGGCCACCGTCGCACCGGGTCGCGTCACGAACACATCCCCCGCACGCAGCGCCTCCATCGGCACGGTGCGCCCGTCGACGAGTTCCGCCTCGGGAACGGTCAGCTCGCCGAGCGCGCGCAGCGCCGCACCGGCTGCGCGGCGCGAGCGCTGCTCGATGTAGCGCCCGAGCAGCAGGAAGACCGTGACGGCGGCCGCCACTTCGAAGTACACGAGGGAGGTGGCGTCGTGCACCGGACCGATCAGGACGACCTCGTGACGGATGCCCCAGCGCCCGGCGGACCCGAACAGCAGAGCCCACAGGCTCCACCCGAAAGCGGCGAGGGTGCCCATCGTGATGAGCGTGTCCATCGTGAGCGCGCCGTGGCGGAGATTCGCGAACGTCGCCCGGTGGAACGGCCACCCGCCCCACAGCACCACGGGAGCCGTGAGCAGGAGCGACAGCCACTGCCATCCGGGGAACTGCCAGAGCGGCACCATCCCGAGCGCGACCACGGGGATCGAGAGCGCGATGCTGACGATGAGCCGTGTACGCAGGGTGGTGGCACCGGGTGCGTCTTCCACCTCGTGCACGTGACCGGCTTCGCCGTCGCCGTGCGTGTGCAGGGGCCGGATGCGGGCGGTGTAGCCGGCCTGCGCGACCGCCTGCACGAGCCTCTCCTCGGGCAGATCGGAGGGGTAGCTCACGTGGGCGGATTCGGTGGCGAGGTTGACCGACGCCGCGACGCCGTCGACCGCCCCGAGTCGCTTCTCGACCCGCGCCACGCAGCTCGCGCAGGTCATGCCGTCGATATCCAGGACCGCCTCGCGGGTGGTTCCGTCGTTGTCACGCATCGTGCCATCCTCCTCGCCCCTCGCAACGATATACCCCCCTAGGGTATTCCGCGAAGTGCGCTCGACGTGCGTGGGAGGGCGTAGCGTGTGCACTATGGCGAGCCGTCCGAACAGCCCGGCGAGCGCCGCTGTCGTCATCGGCGTCGCGGTTCTCGCCTCTTTCGTGTCGTTCCTCGACGGCACCATCGTCAACGTGGCGCTGCCGGCCATCGCGCGCGAACTCGGGGGCGGCCTGGCCACGCAGCAGTGGGGTGGTGGATGCGTACCTGGTGACGCTGGGGGCCTTCATCCTCGTCGCCGGCTCCCTGAGCGACGCGTTCGGCAGGGTGCGGATCCTGCGCATCGGGCTGCTGATCTTCGGCGCGTCGTCGCTCGCTCTGGCCTTCGTGCCCAGCGCCGGCTGGCTCATCGCACTCAGAGCGGTCCAGGGCGTCGGCGGTGCACTCCTCGTTCCCAGCTCGCTCGCGCTGCTGACTGCGCGCTTCGAGGGCGCGGAGCGCTCCCGCGCGATCGGGATCTGGACGGGGGCGACCACGGTCGCCACCCTCATCGGCCCGCTCGCGGGCGGCCTCCTCGTCGATCTCCTCACCTGGCGCTGGGTGTTCGCGGTGACCGTGCTGCCCGTCGTGCCCACACTCCTGCTCCTCACCCGCATCCCGGAGCTGCGCACGCCCGGCGCGCGCATCGATGCGCTGGGCGCCGTGCTCAGCACGGCCGGTCTGGGGGCGTTGGTGTTCGCCCTCATCGAGCAGCCTCGGCTGGGAGCAGACTCGCCCTGGGTGTGGGCAGGCGCGATCGGCGGTCTGCTCCTGCTGGCCGGATTCATCTGGCGACAGCGCATCGCACCCTCCCCCGTCATGCCGCTGTCGTTGTTCCGCGCGCGCAACTTCTGGGCGGGCAACCTCACGACGTTCTTCGTCTACGCGGGCCTCTCGCTCAACGGGCTCGTGCTCACCATCTACCTCCAGCAGACGGCAGGCCTGTCGGCGACCGTCGCGGGGCTCGCATCCCTGCCTCCGACGCTCCTGATGATCGCATTCAGCTCACGTGCCGGAGCCTGGGCAGGCAAGCTCGGGCCCCGGTGGTTCATGACGATCGGCCCCGCGGTCATGGCGGCGGGATCCCTCCTCCTGCTGAGCGTCGGCCAGCCCTTCGACTACCTCACACAGGTGCTGCCCGGCATGGTGCTGTTCGGGATCGGCCTGACGCTGACCGTCGCGCCGCTGACGGCAGCGGTGCTGGGCTCCGTGACCTCCGAGCGCTCCGGCATCGCGTCCGCCGTCAACAACGCCGTGGCGCGTGTGGCGGGGCTCCTCGCCGTCGCGGCCATCGGAGTGCTCGTCGGCGATGCGCTGGATCTGGCGGGTCTTCACACGGCGATGGTCTTCGTCGCCGTGCTCATGAGCGTCGGCGCCGTCGCGTCCGGGCTCGGCATCCGCGGCGGTACGGACTCGGCTACGCGCCGAGCATCCGACGCACCTGCGTGACGTCGTCGTTCATCTGGGCGATCAGCGCATCGATCCCCTCGAACGCCACCATCCCTCGCACGCGCTGCACGAACTGCACGTCGACCTCGTGGCCGTAGAGGTCGATCCCCTGCTCGTCGAGAACGTGCGCCTCCACCTGGCGCGTCGGCACGTCGTCGAAGGTCGGGTTCGTCCCCACGGAGATCGCGGCGGGATATCGCGTCCCCGAACGCAGCCCCGTCGCCTCATCCACGAGCCATCCGGCGTAGACGCCGTCGGCGGGCACGAATCCTTCCAGCGACGGACTCAGGTTCGCGGTCGGGAAGCCCATCTCGCGTCCCCTCTTGAGGCCGTGCACGACCTCACCGCGAACGGATGCGGGACGACCGAGCAGCTTCGCGGCCCCCTCCACGTCACCCGCGGCCAGCAGCTCCCGCACCCATGTGGACGACACCCGGCGGCCGCCGTCGATCGCGCTGACGTCATCGACGACGCCCACGCTGAACCCGAACTCCTCGCCGAGCCGTTCGAGCATCCCCGGATCTCCCGCTCCGCCGCGACCGAACCGGAAGTCGTTGCCGACGAGGACGGCGCAGGTGTCGAGCGGATCCACGAGGACGCCCCGGACGAACTCCCGCGGCTCCAGCTCCGCCAGCGCAGCGTCGAAGGTGAGCACCATCGCCGCATCGATACCGGTCTCCGCGAGCAGCCGGAGCTTCTGCGCGACGCCGACGAGGTTCTCCGGACAGCGATCCGGCCGCAGCAGGGCGAGCGGGTTGCGGTCGAAGGTCACGGCGACGACCTTCGCACCACGCGCCGCCGCCTCCACTTTGGCGCGTTCGAGGAGGACGCGATGCCCCGCGTGCACGCCGTCGAACTTGCCGATCGCGACGACGGACGGGCCGAAGCCCGCGGGGACCTCTTGGGGTCCGTGGAAGACGATCACCAGACAGACCTCTCGACCCGGGCGGCGGCGGGCGCATCGACCACGTGACCGGGCCGATGGGTGAACAGCCACCAGACACCGACGAAGGGAAGGATCAACGGCACGAAGACGTAGCCCGAGCCGAACCAGCTCCAGACCGTCTCCTCCGGGAACAGATCGTGCCGGAACAGGCTGACGGATCCCACGACCAGCACACCGATCATCTCGAAGACGATGGCGACCCACGCGACCGCGTACCAGAAACGCGACTGCGAGAAGACGAGGGCGGCCGTGGCGAGGATGTAGACCGCTGCTGAGATCGCCGACAGAGTGAATGCCAACGGCGCTGCGTCGAAGCGCTCCACGATCTGGACGAGCGACCGGCCCGTTGCGGCGAGCGCCAGCACCGCGTAGACCGCGACCAGCACGCGGCCGAGGCCGGTGATGCGGGGGCGGTTCGCGGGTGCCATGACCTCACAATCCTAGATCGAGGCGCACGCCGCCCGGCTCAGGCGCCGATCCCGCTCCAGATCACCTGCATCCGCCAGACCATGACCGCGACGGAACCTGCGGCCACACCCATCACGACCGTGCTCCAGCGGCTGCGCTCGAGCAGTGCCCAGAAGACCCCCGCCGGGGGAAGCAGCGCCGCCGAGACGAGGTACACCCAGAACTCGAGCGTGCTGCCGGAGATGGGGTTGCCCGCGAACGGCGCCACGATCGCCACGACGATCTGCGCGATCAGCAGGAGCTCCACGAGAGCGAGCGCACCGACGCTGACATCGCTCGGGCGCCGACCGGCCAGTCCCAGGATGACGCACACGAGTGCGGCGAGGGCGGCGACGGCGACCTGCACCAGCGCGAACCAGAGGATCATGCGAGTTCCTCCGGCATGTTCATCGCGCTCTTGAGATCGCCGCCGCGACGCTCCAGCACGCCGATCAGGGCGCCATCCGGGCCGATCGCCGCCGCCGGGGTCGCGGCGACTCTCGAGGCGGCGCCGCTGAGGCGCTTGCCGTGGCGCAGATCGCGCGCCTCGTCGTCGCTGACGGCGAGCGTGGGCAGCGCCATGGCCGCAGCGGCGGCGGGCTGCAGCAGGGCGTCGGGATCGATGTGCTCGAGGTCGACGGCGCGCGAGACATCGAACGAGCCGATACGGGTCCGCCGCAGTGCCGTCAGGTGTCCGCCGACGCCGAGCGCGGTTCCCAGATCACGCGCCAGCGCGCGGATGTAGGTGCCGCTGGAGCAGTCGACCACCGCATCCAACTCGATCACCTCCGCGGCGCGACGGACGGCGAGAACCTCGAAACGAGAGACGGTGACGGCGCGCGAGGCCAGCACGACATCCTCGCCCGCCCGCGCGAGATCGTAGGCGCGTCTTCCGGCGACCTTGATGGCGGAGACCGTGCTCGGAACCTGCTCGATGTCCCCCGTGAGAGCGACGATGCCCGCACGGATCTGCTCGTCCGTCACGGCTTGGAGCGTCGGCGCGTCAGCGCGACTCACGACCGTACCGTCGGCGTCGTCGGTGTCGGTGCTCGCTCCGAGCAGGATGGTGGTCTCGTAGGTCTTGTCCAGCCCGACGACGTAGGTGAGCAGCCTGGTCGCGGCGCCGACACCCAGGACGAGCAGTCCGGTGGCCATCGGATCGAGGGTGCCCGCGTGACCCACCTTGCGCGTGTTCAATGCGCGACGCGAGCGCGAGACCACGTCGTGGCTCGTGAGTCCGCCGGGCTTGTCGACCAGGAGGACGCCGGTGGCCGCCGTCTCACCGGCCATCAGCAGAAGTCCCGGAAGACGCGGACCGGGTGCCGCGGGTCGGTGTTGTCGACGATCACGCTCGCGCGGCCACGCGGGTCGCCGTCCTGGAGGTAGAGGTCGAAGCCCGCGCGGTAGCGCGCGTTCGAGGCGGCTCGAGGGTCGGGGTCGCTGCCGTCGCGTCGGGCCATGCGCTCGAACGCCACATCGAGGGGCACGTCGAGCCACACCGACCAGTTCCAGACGTCGCGCAGCTCCGGCCGCAGAAGGAAGAGGCCGTCGACGACGAGGATCGCATCGGCGGGCGCAGCCTCGGCCTCCGGCTCGACCGCACGGTCGGCTTCGAGGTCGTGCGTGGCCCGCACGAAGGGCGCACCCGCGCGAAACGGCCGCAACAGACGTTCGAGCAGCGCGTCGGTGTCGTAGGAGTCGCGGTAGTGGCCTTCCGGGGACGTGCGGCCCCGCGCGTAGCGCTGTGCGCGCGGGCGGTGGAAGTCGTCCGCTGCTGCGCGGAACACCGTCGAGCCGTCTTCGCGCAGGACGTCCCCGAGCGCATCGGCGAACAGGGTCTTGCCCGCACCGTCGCGACCGTCAACCGCGACCAGCAGCCGGCCTCGACGATGGTGCTGGCGCAGCTCCGCACGCAGCTCACCGAGCAGCGTTTCCTGTTCTTGCGAGATCGGTGGGCGCATGTCTCCAGCCTAGGCTGGAGGGATGCCGGATCTCGCCCCAGCGCTCGCCGCCTGGTACCGCGACAACGCGCGCGAACTTCCCTGGCGCGCGCCGGGATTCGGCGCGTGGGGCGTCCTCGTGAGCGAGTTCATGCTCCAGCAGACCCCCGTGAACCGGGTGATCCCCCATCTCGAGGTCTGGTTGGCTCTGTGGCCGACGCCCGCGGCGCTCGCGAAGGCGGCGCCGGCCGACGCCGTCCGCCAGTGGGCGAATCTGGGCTACCCCCGTCGCGCGCTGTGGCTGCACCGGGCGGCGGTCGAGATCCGCGATCGGCATGACGGCGTCGTGCCGCGGGAGGTCGACCAGCTCCTCGCCCTCACCGGGATCGGCGATTACACGGCGCGCGCGGTGGCCGTCTTCGCGTACGGCGATCATCACCCCGTCGTCGACACCAACACGCGGCGCGTCATCGCCCGTGCGGTCGGCGGCCAGGCGCAGCCGGGACCGCCCTCCCGGCGCGACCTCGCGGCGATGGATGCGCTTCTGCCCGCGGATGCGGCCGCGGCGGCCGTGGTGAACGCCGCCGCCATGGAACTCGGCGCACTCGTGTGCACGGCACGGGGGCCGCGGTGCGACGAGTGTCCGCTGCGTACGCTGTGCGCGTGGCGCGCGGCGGGCTACCCCGACACGGGCGACACCCGCCGTCGGCAGGCACGTTACGAGGGCAGCGACCGACAGGCGCGCGGTGCGGTCCTCAAGCAGCTGCGCGAGGCATCCGATCATGCGGTCGTCATCGAGGAGGTGGTCGCGGACTGGCCCGACCCGCTGCAGCGCGATCGCGCGATCGATTCCCTGGTGGCGGACGGGCTCGCGGAGGCCGTCGACGGCGAACTGCGCCTCCCGCGCTGACCTCACGTCGGTTAATCCCGGCCCGCCGGCGGGCGCTGCGCGTGTCGCACGATGTACGGTGCGGGGCGTGGAGACGCTGATCGTCTACGAGTCGCTCTGGGGTAACACGCGTCAGGTGGCGGAGGAGGTCGCCCGCGGCGCACGCGAAGGCTCCGATGCGCTGACATTGTGCGCGGTCGCGGATGCGCCGTCGTCACTCACCCCCTCACTCACGCTGCTCGTCATCGGCGCCCCGACTCACGCGTTCTCCCTGCCGACTCCCTCGAGTCGCGCCGAGGCGCGCTCCGAAGGCGCGGCCTCCTCGCACACCCCGGGAATCCGCGAGTGGCTCGCAGGGCTCACGGTGAAGACGCCACCGCCCACCGTCGCGGCCTTCGACACCCGGCAAGGGCGATCGTTCCTCGTCGGCTCGGCGGCCAAGTCGATCGCGCGTGCCGCCAAGCGCCGGGCGCTCATCGTCTCCGAGACCGCCGACTTCGTCGTGACGTCGCGCGAAGGCCCGCTCGAGCAGGGAGAGCTCGAACGGGCCTTCGCGTGGGGACGCGCGCTGACCGCGCCCCGGTGAGGAATCAGTCCTCGTCGTCCTCGCGGGAGACGTAGGGGTCGGCGTCTCCGGCGTACTGAGCCGATGCCGCAAGCCCCGCCACAGCGCTGTCGCGCTCGCGCGCCTCGCGCAGCAGGTCTTCGATGTGACCGGCGTTCTCCGGAACACCGTCGGGGATGAACTCGAGCGTGGGCGTCAACCGCACGCCGAGCTTGCGCCCCACCTCGCTGCGCAGCATGCCCGTCGCCGCGGTCAGCGCCGCAGCGGAGTCGAGGCGCTCCTGCTCGGTCCCCAGCACCGTGTAGAACACGGACGCGTGCTGCAGGTCTCCCGTCACACGCACGTCCGTGATCGTCACGAAGCCGAGACGCGGGTCGCGCAGCCCCTTCTCCAGCCGCTCGGCGATGAGCACGCGGATGCGGTCGGCGAGCCTCGCCTGCCGTTCACTGGCCATGTCCTTCTTCTCCCTCTCTCAGTCCTTCGACGGTGGACTCGGAAACTGCGGAGGACTCGGATGTCCGTCCGAGGCAATCGGGGTAGGAGCCCCGCTCTTGCCGAGGACGGACATCCGAGTCCGTGGCAACCAGAGGATCAGCCGCGCGGCTTCTCCACCATCTCGGTCGTCTCGATCTCGTCGCCGATCTGGATGTCGTTGTACTTGCCGAGGCCGATACCGGCTTCGTAGTCCGTGCGCACCTCGGTGACATCGTCCTTGAAGCGGCGCAGCGACTCGATCGCCAGACCGTCGGCGATGACGACGCCGTCGCGGATGACGCGGGCCTTCGCATTGCGGGTGATGGTTCCCGAGCGCACGATGACACCGGCGATATTGCCGAACTTCGAGGAGCGGAACACCTCGCGGATCTCGGCGACACCCGACTGGACCTCTTCGTACTCCGGCTTGAGCAGACCCTTGAGGGACTGCTCGACGTCATCGATCGCGTTGTAGATGACGGAGTAGAAGCGGACGTCGACGCCCTCGCGCGCGGCGCGCTCGCGGGCCTTCGTGTCCGGACGGACGTTGAAGCCGATGACGATCGCGTTGTCGATCGTCGCCAGGTTGATGTCCGACTCGGTGATGGCACCCACACCACGGTGGATGATGCGCAGCTGGACGGAGTCGTCGACCTCGATCTTGAGCAGCGACTCCTCCAGCGCCTCGACGGCACCGGACACGTCGCCCTTGATGATGAGGTTGAGCGACTCGACCTTGCCCTCTTCGAGCGCGCGGGTGAAGTCCTCGAGCGAGATGCGCTTGCGGGCCTTGGCCAGCTGGGCGTTGCGCTCGGCTGCCTCGCGCTTCTCGGCGATCTGACGAGCCAGGCGGTCTTCGTCGGTGACGATGAAGACGTCGCCGGCGCGCGGGACGGAGTTCAGACCCTGCACCTGCACCGGGCGAGAAGGCCAGGCCTCCTCCACCGGGTCGCCGTTCTCGTCGATCATGGCGCGTACGCGGCCGTAGGCCGTTCCCGCGACGATCGCGTCACCGACGCGCAGCGTTCCGGACTGGATGAGCACGGTCGCCACCGATCCGCGGCCCTTGTCGAGCTTCGCTTCGATCGCGACGCCGCGCGCAGCCTTGTTCGGGTTCGCGGTGAGGTCGAGGCCGGCATCCGCGGTCAGCAGGACGGCGTCCAGCAGCGCCTGGATGTTGGTCCCCTGGCGAGCCGAGACGTCGACGAACATGACGTCGCCGCCGTACTCCTCGGCGACGAGCCCGTACTCGGTGAGCTGCTGACGCACCTTGGCCGGGTTGGCGTCGGGCTTGTCGACCTTGTTGACGGCCACGACGATCGGCACCTGAGCGGCCTGCGCGTGGTTGAGGGCCTCCACCGTCTGCGGCATGATGCCGTCGTCGGCGGCGACCACGAGGATCGCGATGTCGGTCACCTGCGCACCGCGGGCACGCATGGCGGTGAACGCCTCGTGACCCGGGGTGTCGATGAAGGTGATCGCGCGCTCGATGCCCTCGTGCTCGGTCCACACCTGGTACGCACCGATGTGCTGGGTGATGCCACCGGCCTCGCCCGCCACGACGTTGGTCTGGCGGATCGCGTCGAGCAGTCGGGTCTTACCGTGATCGACGTGACCCATGACGGTCACCACCGGGGGACGGATCTCGAGGTCGTCCTCGCTCTCCGCCTCCAGCTCGGCCTCGAGGTCGAGACCGAAGCCCTCGAGGAGCTCTTTGTCCTCGTCCTCGGGCGAGACCATCTGGATCTTGTAGCCGAGCTCCTCGCCGAGCACCTCGAAGGTGGCCTCGTCGAGCGATTCGGTCGCCGTCGCCATCTCACCCAGGTTGAACAGGATGGTCACCAGCGTGCCGGGCTGCACGGTGTACCCGCGCAGCGCCTCGAGCTTGTCCGCGAAGTCGGCGATGGAGGCACCGCGACGCAGGCGGATGATCTCGCCGTTGCCCTTCTGGACGTTGACGCCGCCGACGACCGGCGCCGACCGCATCTCGAATTCTTGCCGCTTCGCCCGACGCGACTTGCGCTGACGCGACTTGCCGCCGCCCTTGCCGAAGGCACCGGCGGTGCCACCGCCGGGACCACGACCGCGGCCACCGCCGCCACCGGGACGACCGGCGAAGCCGCCGCCCGCGGGAGCGCCGGGACGCTGGAAGCCTCCGGCACCGCCGGGACGACCGGGGCCGCCGGGACGCTGCTGGAACGGAGCGCCGGGACGGCCGCCGCCACCGGGACGACCGGCACCGCCGGGACGCGGGGCGCCGGGGCGAGGGGCACCGGGACGCGGTGCCTGCGGACGCGGGATGTTGCCGGGCGACGGGCGCTGACCCATGCCCTGCGCGCTCGCGAAGGGGTTGTTACCGGGGCG
Protein-coding sequences here:
- a CDS encoding MFS transporter, giving the protein MDAYLVTLGAFILVAGSLSDAFGRVRILRIGLLIFGASSLALAFVPSAGWLIALRAVQGVGGALLVPSSLALLTARFEGAERSRAIGIWTGATTVATLIGPLAGGLLVDLLTWRWVFAVTVLPVVPTLLLLTRIPELRTPGARIDALGAVLSTAGLGALVFALIEQPRLGADSPWVWAGAIGGLLLLAGFIWRQRIAPSPVMPLSLFRARNFWAGNLTTFFVYAGLSLNGLVLTIYLQQTAGLSATVAGLASLPPTLLMIAFSSRAGAWAGKLGPRWFMTIGPAVMAAGSLLLLSVGQPFDYLTQVLPGMVLFGIGLTLTVAPLTAAVLGSVTSERSGIASAVNNAVARVAGLLAVAAIGVLVGDALDLAGLHTAMVFVAVLMSVGAVASGLGIRGGTDSATRRASDAPA
- a CDS encoding bifunctional riboflavin kinase/FAD synthetase, giving the protein MIVFHGPQEVPAGFGPSVVAIGKFDGVHAGHRVLLERAKVEAAARGAKVVAVTFDRNPLALLRPDRCPENLVGVAQKLRLLAETGIDAAMVLTFDAALAELEPREFVRGVLVDPLDTCAVLVGNDFRFGRGGAGDPGMLERLGEEFGFSVGVVDDVSAIDGGRRVSSTWVRELLAAGDVEGAAKLLGRPASVRGEVVHGLKRGREMGFPTANLSPSLEGFVPADGVYAGWLVDEATGLRSGTRYPAAISVGTNPTFDDVPTRQVEAHVLDEQGIDLYGHEVDVQFVQRVRGMVAFEGIDALIAQMNDDVTQVRRMLGA
- the truB gene encoding tRNA pseudouridine(55) synthase TruB, which translates into the protein MAGETAATGVLLVDKPGGLTSHDVVSRSRRALNTRKVGHAGTLDPMATGLLVLGVGAATRLLTYVVGLDKTYETTILLGASTDTDDADGTVVSRADAPTLQAVTDEQIRAGIVALTGDIEQVPSTVSAIKVAGRRAYDLARAGEDVVLASRAVTVSRFEVLAVRRAAEVIELDAVVDCSSGTYIRALARDLGTALGVGGHLTALRRTRIGSFDVSRAVDLEHIDPDALLQPAAAAAMALPTLAVSDDEARDLRHGKRLSGAASRVAATPAAAIGPDGALIGVLERRGGDLKSAMNMPEELA
- a CDS encoding uridine kinase; this translates as MRPPISQEQETLLGELRAELRQHHRRGRLLVAVDGRDGAGKTLFADALGDVLREDGSTVFRAAADDFHRPRAQRYARGRTSPEGHYRDSYDTDALLERLLRPFRAGAPFVRATHDLEADRAVEPEAEAAPADAILVVDGLFLLRPELRDVWNWSVWLDVPLDVAFERMARRDGSDPDPRAASNARYRAGFDLYLQDGDPRGRASVIVDNTDPRHPVRVFRDFC
- a CDS encoding A/G-specific adenine glycosylase, with the protein product MPDLAPALAAWYRDNARELPWRAPGFGAWGVLVSEFMLQQTPVNRVIPHLEVWLALWPTPAALAKAAPADAVRQWANLGYPRRALWLHRAAVEIRDRHDGVVPREVDQLLALTGIGDYTARAVAVFAYGDHHPVVDTNTRRVIARAVGGQAQPGPPSRRDLAAMDALLPADAAAAAVVNAAAMELGALVCTARGPRCDECPLRTLCAWRAAGYPDTGDTRRRQARYEGSDRQARGAVLKQLREASDHAVVIEEVVADWPDPLQRDRAIDSLVADGLAEAVDGELRLPR
- a CDS encoding flavodoxin/nitric oxide synthase; the protein is METLIVYESLWGNTRQVAEEVARGAREGSDALTLCAVADAPSSLTPSLTLLVIGAPTHAFSLPTPSSRAEARSEGAASSHTPGIREWLAGLTVKTPPPTVAAFDTRQGRSFLVGSAAKSIARAAKRRALIVSETADFVVTSREGPLEQGELERAFAWGRALTAPR
- the rbfA gene encoding 30S ribosome-binding factor RbfA, with protein sequence MASERQARLADRIRVLIAERLEKGLRDPRLGFVTITDVRVTGDLQHASVFYTVLGTEQERLDSAAALTAATGMLRSEVGRKLGVRLTPTLEFIPDGVPENAGHIEDLLREARERDSAVAGLAASAQYAGDADPYVSREDDED
- the infB gene encoding translation initiation factor IF-2, with product MAKPRVHEIASELGVDSKVALAKLKELGEFVKSPSSTIEPPVARKLRAALEADGVAAPAAAPKPTSGARPGPARPAAPRPQAPTPAAPAAAVETPAPAPVESAAPAASAPAAPAAPAASAPGATPAAATPGAPKPGAAPKPGGATPPRPGGAPRPGNNPFASAQGMGQRPAGPRPGNNPFASAQGMGQRPSPGNIPRPQAPRPGAPRPGAPRPGGAGRPGGGGRPGAPFQQRPGGPGRPGGAGGFQRPGAPAGGGFAGRPGGGGGRGRGPGGGTAGAFGKGGGKSRQRKSRRAKRQEFEMRSAPVVGGVNVQKGNGEIIRLRRGASIADFADKLEALRGYTVQPGTLVTILFNLGEMATATESLDEATFEVLGEELGYKIQMVSPEDEDKELLEGFGLDLEAELEAESEDDLEIRPPVVTVMGHVDHGKTRLLDAIRQTNVVAGEAGGITQHIGAYQVWTEHEGIERAITFIDTPGHEAFTAMRARGAQVTDIAILVVAADDGIMPQTVEALNHAQAAQVPIVVAVNKVDKPDANPAKVRQQLTEYGLVAEEYGGDVMFVDVSARQGTNIQALLDAVLLTADAGLDLTANPNKAARGVAIEAKLDKGRGSVATVLIQSGTLRVGDAIVAGTAYGRVRAMIDENGDPVEEAWPSRPVQVQGLNSVPRAGDVFIVTDEDRLARQIAEKREAAERNAQLAKARKRISLEDFTRALEEGKVESLNLIIKGDVSGAVEALEESLLKIEVDDSVQLRIIHRGVGAITESDINLATIDNAIVIGFNVRPDTKARERAAREGVDVRFYSVIYNAIDDVEQSLKGLLKPEYEEVQSGVAEIREVFRSSKFGNIAGVIVRSGTITRNAKARVIRDGVVIADGLAIESLRRFKDDVTEVRTDYEAGIGLGKYNDIQIGDEIETTEMVEKPRG